A single Haloglycomyces albus DSM 45210 DNA region contains:
- a CDS encoding low temperature requirement protein A has protein sequence MSSTPTLSRTSRNRSTVGPIELFFDLVYVFSIIQLSHLLLEHLSWMGAAQTVIIFAAVWWGWNYTAWAMNWLDPSRTAVQLLTGVLMLSALGMASAIPQAFGDGAWLFVSAYLFMGVLRPVFMMVAYRGQQLAANYKMLLLWTLAAGVFWIVGAFLEPEARLLVWAIAVLVDYVAPKVEFRVPGIGSAPLDSWDTDAEHLAERNRLVFIIALGESILLMGGVIASTGIFDLPLALSVVVGFAGLFVLWWNYFALAGPDTQGGAGSTAALRDAYAYAHAFMVLGAILVAVSTELRLSHDHLTAAIVLVTVAGPLIYLVGNVLFLRSRFGRLARSRFIAMGVLVAIGAAGLLIPDLPIMVLSLLVLAVTTTLAAMTAYGRRTTTALDSGPATDATGLGRQR, from the coding sequence ATGAGTTCGACACCCACACTGTCGCGCACCAGCCGTAACCGCTCCACGGTAGGTCCGATCGAACTCTTCTTCGACCTGGTCTACGTCTTCTCCATCATTCAGCTGTCCCACCTGCTGCTCGAACACCTATCCTGGATGGGCGCGGCGCAGACGGTCATCATCTTCGCCGCCGTCTGGTGGGGATGGAACTACACCGCCTGGGCCATGAACTGGCTCGATCCCTCCCGGACGGCAGTACAACTCCTGACCGGGGTACTGATGCTGTCGGCGCTGGGAATGGCGAGCGCGATTCCCCAAGCGTTCGGAGACGGAGCGTGGCTGTTCGTCAGCGCCTACCTGTTCATGGGCGTTCTTCGACCCGTCTTCATGATGGTCGCCTACCGAGGGCAGCAGCTCGCCGCCAACTATAAGATGCTCCTGCTCTGGACCCTCGCCGCGGGAGTCTTCTGGATCGTGGGGGCCTTCCTGGAGCCCGAGGCGCGCCTGCTTGTCTGGGCGATCGCGGTACTCGTGGACTATGTGGCACCCAAAGTCGAATTCCGTGTCCCGGGGATCGGCAGCGCCCCACTCGACAGCTGGGACACCGATGCCGAACACCTCGCCGAACGCAACCGACTCGTCTTCATCATCGCGCTGGGCGAGTCGATCCTCCTCATGGGCGGCGTCATCGCCAGCACCGGGATATTCGACCTGCCACTCGCCCTGAGCGTGGTCGTCGGTTTCGCCGGACTGTTCGTGCTGTGGTGGAACTACTTCGCTCTCGCCGGCCCCGACACGCAAGGTGGCGCGGGATCGACCGCGGCGTTGCGCGACGCTTACGCCTACGCCCACGCCTTCATGGTTCTCGGAGCGATACTCGTCGCCGTCTCCACGGAACTGCGGCTCTCCCACGACCATCTCACTGCGGCAATCGTCCTGGTGACAGTGGCCGGGCCCTTGATCTACCTGGTCGGCAACGTACTGTTCCTGCGCTCGCGATTCGGGCGGTTGGCGCGCTCGCGTTTCATCGCCATGGGCGTTCTCGTCGCCATCGGAGCCGCGGGGTTGTTGATACCCGATCTGCCGATCATGGTGCTGAGTCTCTTGGTTCTGGCCGTGACCACGACGTTGGCCGCGATGACGGCCTATGGGCGTCGGACGACGACCGCCTTAGACTCGGGTCCGGCTACGGACGCGACAGGACTCGGTCGACAGCGGTAA
- a CDS encoding isocitrate lyase/PEP mutase family protein, whose protein sequence is MDNITAKAEAFRRLHTQSDPFLIPNPHDAGTARILASLDYPALATTSSGLAASLGVNDREGVTVDHCLRNATEIAAATDLPVSVDFEDGFGTTAADVRTNVATLATTGVVGCSIEDSTGDPSAPIRPLEEAIDRIRAALEAVAELNFPFTVTARAENFLCDENDLADTVKRLQAYASAGAHVVYAPGLPNADAVRTVCQAVDVPVNALLGVGNNLSARELFDLGVHRVSLGGALSTVAMDAFQRAATEVAETGKAPTANPESS, encoded by the coding sequence ATGGACAACATCACCGCCAAAGCCGAAGCGTTTCGACGCCTGCACACCCAATCCGACCCGTTCCTTATCCCTAATCCACACGACGCGGGTACCGCACGGATACTGGCCTCACTCGATTACCCCGCGCTCGCCACCACCAGCAGCGGACTCGCCGCCTCACTGGGCGTCAACGATAGAGAAGGCGTGACCGTCGACCACTGTTTGCGCAACGCGACCGAGATCGCCGCGGCAACCGACCTCCCCGTCTCAGTCGACTTCGAAGACGGTTTCGGAACCACCGCCGCCGACGTGCGAACCAATGTGGCAACCCTGGCGACGACCGGCGTGGTCGGTTGCTCCATAGAAGACTCCACCGGCGACCCGTCCGCACCGATCCGGCCGTTGGAAGAAGCGATCGACCGCATCAGAGCCGCCCTGGAAGCCGTAGCGGAGCTGAACTTTCCCTTCACCGTGACGGCACGCGCGGAAAACTTCCTCTGCGACGAAAACGACCTCGCCGACACGGTGAAACGACTGCAAGCCTACGCCTCCGCGGGAGCTCACGTCGTATATGCTCCCGGGTTGCCGAACGCCGACGCCGTGCGAACCGTCTGCCAAGCGGTCGACGTACCGGTCAACGCCCTACTCGGCGTGGGCAACAACCTCAGCGCCCGCGAACTGTTCGACCTGGGAGTCCACAGAGTATCGCTCGGAGGAGCCCTGTCCACGGTGGCCATGGACGCCTTCCAGCGAGCGGCCACCGAAGTCGCCGAAACAGGCAAAGCGCCCACCGCCAACCCCGAGTCGTCCTAG
- a CDS encoding AzlC family ABC transporter permease yields the protein MFNRSIFQQIIPLVLGAGIIGVSFGAIATTSGFTWFEAVFMSLTVFAGASQFAMVSIATSGSLVVAVVTGLILNTRHFPYGLAIGHLFWKRGLWRTLLGTHLLIDESTAYALNTKDPQRARAGFWTLGISFYFSWVIGTAMGAFGGRLVTDPDVLGLDAAMPAALLALILPNLKNKVTLLAVVAGVSVALAATPFLPDGIPVLLALSGVALVPVLNRADTTSSKEAQRS from the coding sequence GTGTTCAACCGCTCCATCTTTCAGCAGATCATTCCACTCGTCTTGGGCGCGGGAATCATTGGTGTCTCCTTTGGAGCCATCGCCACCACAAGCGGCTTCACCTGGTTTGAGGCGGTCTTCATGAGTCTCACCGTCTTCGCTGGAGCCAGTCAGTTCGCCATGGTCTCGATCGCCACGAGCGGGAGTCTCGTCGTCGCCGTCGTGACCGGATTGATTCTCAACACCCGTCATTTCCCCTATGGACTCGCGATTGGACACCTATTCTGGAAGCGCGGGCTCTGGCGGACCCTGCTGGGGACTCATCTCCTCATTGACGAGTCAACCGCTTATGCGCTGAATACCAAAGACCCACAACGTGCCCGGGCCGGTTTCTGGACCCTCGGAATCTCATTCTATTTTTCCTGGGTAATAGGCACGGCCATGGGCGCGTTCGGGGGACGGCTGGTCACCGATCCCGATGTACTGGGGTTGGATGCGGCCATGCCGGCGGCGCTGCTCGCGTTGATACTTCCCAATCTTAAGAACAAGGTGACCTTGCTCGCCGTTGTGGCGGGAGTGAGTGTCGCTCTGGCCGCCACTCCGTTCCTACCGGACGGTATTCCGGTGCTGCTCGCATTGTCCGGTGTCGCGTTGGTGCCGGTTCTCAACCGGGCCGATACGACGAGTTCGAAAGAGGCGCAACGTTCATGA
- a CDS encoding AzlD domain-containing protein, translating to MIILAIAVFAAGTLALKASGSLLRDRLTMNERTENLLKVAATVVIAALVVLSVVFKDGDFAGWALPIGVIAGGIAAWFRAPFALVILIAATVTAVLRQLGA from the coding sequence ATGATCATCCTTGCCATCGCGGTATTCGCGGCCGGAACCCTCGCCCTGAAAGCCTCCGGGTCCCTTCTGCGCGATCGATTGACGATGAACGAGCGCACCGAGAACCTCCTGAAGGTCGCCGCCACCGTCGTCATCGCGGCGCTGGTGGTGCTGTCAGTGGTGTTCAAGGACGGAGACTTCGCCGGTTGGGCTCTTCCCATCGGCGTCATCGCAGGTGGCATAGCCGCATGGTTCCGGGCGCCCTTCGCGCTCGTCATCCTCATCGCCGCCACCGTGACGGCAGTGCTGCGGCAGCTGGGAGCGTAA
- the glnA gene encoding type I glutamate--ammonia ligase has product MFSSPEELIAYVQGNDVKFIDVRFCDLPGVMQHFNIPAADFDADAMEEGLAFDGSSIRGFQEIHESDMLLLPDVTSAFIDPFRKQKTLAMNFFIHDPFTREPYSRDPRNIAKRAEQYLASTGVADTAFFGAEAEFYIFDSIRFDNRANEGYYHIDSVEGAWNSGREEEGGNLGYKPRHKGGYFPVGPVDHFADLRDEMVTNLSDIGFKIERAHHEVGTAGQAEINYRFSTLLHAGDQVQQFKYVVKNTATEAGKTVTFMPKPLFGDNGSGMHTHQSLWSDGEPLFYDETGYGGLSDTARYYIGGLLYHAPSLLAFTNPSINSYRRLVPGFEAPVNLVYSQRNRSACTRIPVTGTNAKAKRVEFRVPDPSSNPYLAFSAMMMAGLDGIKNKIEPPEPVDKDLYELAPEEASGIAQVPASLEEALDALEKDHDYLTEGGVFTDELIETWIAFKRENEIDQFRLRPTPYEFDLYYEV; this is encoded by the coding sequence ATGTTTTCCAGTCCAGAAGAGCTCATCGCTTACGTGCAGGGGAACGATGTCAAATTCATCGACGTGCGCTTCTGCGATCTTCCCGGCGTTATGCAGCACTTCAACATTCCCGCAGCGGACTTCGACGCAGACGCCATGGAAGAAGGGCTCGCCTTCGACGGTTCCTCGATCCGTGGCTTCCAGGAGATCCACGAATCGGACATGTTGCTGCTGCCCGACGTCACGAGCGCCTTCATCGATCCTTTCCGGAAACAGAAGACCCTGGCGATGAACTTCTTCATCCACGACCCGTTCACCCGCGAGCCCTACAGCCGCGACCCGCGTAACATCGCCAAGCGGGCCGAACAGTACCTGGCCAGCACGGGTGTAGCCGACACGGCGTTCTTCGGCGCCGAAGCCGAGTTCTACATCTTCGACTCCATCCGCTTCGACAACCGGGCCAACGAAGGTTACTACCACATCGACTCCGTAGAGGGAGCATGGAACAGTGGACGTGAGGAAGAAGGCGGCAACCTCGGTTACAAGCCGCGCCACAAGGGTGGTTACTTCCCGGTGGGTCCCGTCGACCACTTCGCCGACCTGCGCGACGAAATGGTGACCAACCTCAGCGACATCGGTTTCAAGATCGAACGCGCCCACCACGAGGTCGGAACCGCCGGTCAGGCCGAGATCAACTACCGATTCTCCACCCTGCTGCACGCCGGTGACCAAGTTCAACAGTTTAAATACGTCGTCAAGAACACCGCCACCGAAGCGGGCAAGACCGTCACCTTCATGCCGAAACCGCTCTTCGGGGACAACGGTTCGGGCATGCACACTCACCAGAGCCTCTGGTCGGACGGTGAGCCGCTCTTCTACGACGAAACCGGCTACGGCGGCCTGTCCGACACGGCCCGCTACTACATCGGGGGGCTGCTGTACCACGCGCCCAGCCTGTTGGCCTTCACCAACCCGTCCATCAACTCCTACCGTCGCCTGGTTCCCGGATTCGAAGCTCCGGTCAACCTCGTGTACTCGCAGCGTAACCGTTCGGCCTGTACCCGTATTCCGGTCACCGGCACCAATGCCAAGGCCAAACGAGTCGAATTCCGCGTTCCGGACCCCTCGTCCAACCCGTACCTGGCCTTCTCCGCGATGATGATGGCCGGTCTCGACGGGATCAAGAACAAGATCGAACCGCCGGAACCGGTCGACAAGGACCTCTACGAACTCGCCCCTGAAGAGGCCTCCGGAATCGCTCAAGTGCCCGCCAGTCTGGAAGAGGCACTCGACGCGCTGGAGAAGGACCACGATTACCTGACCGAAGGCGGCGTGTTCACCGACGAGCTGATCGAAACGTGGATCGCGTTCAAACGCGAAAACGAAATCGACCAGTTCAGGTTGCGTCCGACACCGTATGAGTTCGACCTGTACTACGAGGTCTAA
- a CDS encoding RDD family protein — MDNSTSTPLASVSARFVQVVIDWILCLLPIKLAQIAGLLSALPTVDIGVATASQTVYTSVVFIAYTAIMLAASTQTLGMRWMRIACISTTDGGPIGLGRGLLRAVLVSLLLPVVPVLFDSYGRGLHDRAAGSVMVAAETDEASSA, encoded by the coding sequence GTGGATAATTCGACGTCTACGCCCCTGGCCAGTGTGAGTGCCCGTTTCGTACAGGTGGTCATCGACTGGATCCTGTGTCTGCTTCCGATCAAACTGGCTCAGATCGCCGGCCTGCTGTCGGCGCTTCCCACTGTTGACATCGGGGTGGCAACCGCATCGCAGACGGTCTATACCTCGGTCGTATTCATCGCCTATACCGCGATCATGCTGGCGGCGTCGACTCAGACCTTGGGGATGCGCTGGATGCGCATCGCTTGTATCTCCACCACCGACGGCGGTCCCATCGGACTGGGACGTGGCCTACTCCGCGCCGTGCTGGTCTCCCTGCTACTACCGGTCGTTCCGGTCTTGTTCGATTCCTACGGACGAGGTCTCCACGACCGCGCCGCCGGGTCGGTCATGGTTGCCGCCGAAACGGACGAAGCGTCGTCCGCTTAA
- a CDS encoding DUF6232 family protein: MPLNQSPVTVKIEDGSLKIYSELYPLGQIARVGKRRLEANDDRFSNAGGIGAVGLILSAIFYFCGNGGIAFLLLAATITLFVLVIVKTEVPPPVYGLVLSTSGGEHAAVWSTNQAEIDTLIQEISQAINDPDRPQMVTNVFNAVDRGDINQIYGDVSGGNIRMGR, encoded by the coding sequence GTGCCGCTGAACCAGTCGCCCGTGACCGTCAAAATCGAGGACGGCAGCCTGAAAATCTATAGCGAGCTGTACCCGCTTGGGCAAATTGCCCGTGTGGGCAAGCGCCGTTTGGAGGCCAACGACGATCGATTCTCAAACGCCGGGGGCATCGGCGCCGTCGGACTCATCCTCAGCGCGATATTCTACTTCTGTGGAAACGGTGGTATCGCTTTCCTTCTGCTGGCGGCCACTATTACACTGTTCGTGCTGGTGATTGTCAAAACAGAGGTTCCCCCACCCGTTTACGGTCTGGTGCTCAGCACCTCCGGAGGTGAGCATGCGGCTGTGTGGAGCACGAACCAGGCAGAAATCGACACACTTATTCAGGAAATCTCGCAGGCGATCAACGATCCCGATAGACCACAAATGGTTACCAACGTCTTCAATGCCGTCGACAGGGGCGACATCAACCAAATCTACGGTGACGTCTCTGGTGGAAACATACGGATGGGCCGGTAA
- a CDS encoding NYN domain-containing protein — MNSEAGEAPAEDSTIPVFLPDMARKRIVDLTSSALPGLGMANTPKALRKFLKFNQAKRAKLGQAALIRELETNPQFRRDVAGIVSESGDELVQRFLEHNPPPLTEPALAAALAYLLQPEHWRDTVRAAVAAMEADRRPEPPQPPQPPAPPRAEEDKLRQAEKENAKLKQALADQRQAAADLHRELRALRQSVYDLNGTHDKLRSDLAAEKGRLKQAKKERKNERRRMESEIEDLRAELEVLRQHERESKQLHSSRLWLLLETLSGTASGIRRELGIDPTDMRPADYIAYDRCAEPETLQADRARALEPDDPAHLDSLLSLPYPHLIVDGYNVTLTAWKDSLTLEEQRERLVRGLGVLAAQSNAEVTVVFDGSDPVFGTAPAARGVRVLFSAKGEIADDVIIDMARVEPRGRSVIVVSNDQEVQLRSKRQGAYAVPAMTLVRRINRYRG, encoded by the coding sequence ATGAACTCCGAAGCGGGCGAAGCGCCCGCTGAAGATTCCACCATTCCCGTGTTCCTACCGGACATGGCCCGCAAACGCATCGTCGACCTCACCTCGTCGGCACTACCGGGCTTGGGAATGGCCAACACCCCAAAAGCCCTGCGAAAATTCCTGAAATTCAATCAGGCTAAACGCGCCAAACTGGGGCAGGCGGCCCTGATCCGCGAACTGGAAACGAACCCGCAGTTTCGCCGTGACGTCGCCGGGATCGTCTCCGAGTCCGGCGACGAGCTCGTGCAGCGGTTTCTGGAGCACAATCCTCCTCCCTTGACCGAGCCGGCGCTGGCCGCGGCCCTGGCCTACCTGCTCCAACCCGAACACTGGCGCGACACCGTCCGCGCCGCCGTAGCGGCAATGGAAGCCGATCGACGCCCCGAACCGCCACAGCCACCGCAGCCACCGGCACCTCCGCGAGCCGAGGAGGACAAGCTACGGCAGGCCGAGAAGGAAAACGCCAAATTGAAACAGGCGCTGGCCGATCAGCGTCAAGCGGCGGCGGATCTGCATAGAGAACTGCGAGCCCTGCGGCAATCGGTGTACGACCTCAACGGCACTCATGACAAGCTCCGCAGCGATCTCGCCGCTGAAAAAGGGCGACTGAAACAGGCCAAAAAAGAACGAAAAAACGAGCGCCGACGGATGGAGTCGGAGATCGAGGACCTACGGGCGGAACTGGAGGTTCTGCGACAGCATGAGCGGGAATCGAAACAATTGCATTCCAGCCGGCTCTGGCTGCTGCTGGAAACATTGAGCGGCACCGCGAGCGGTATTCGACGCGAGCTGGGTATCGACCCCACCGATATGCGACCGGCCGATTACATCGCCTACGACCGCTGCGCTGAACCGGAAACCCTACAGGCGGACAGGGCGCGAGCCTTGGAGCCGGACGACCCCGCGCACCTTGACAGCCTTCTGTCCCTCCCGTACCCGCATCTGATCGTGGACGGCTATAACGTGACCTTGACCGCCTGGAAGGATTCCCTGACGCTCGAGGAACAGCGTGAACGTCTTGTTCGTGGGCTCGGCGTGCTTGCGGCGCAATCGAATGCCGAGGTCACCGTGGTTTTCGACGGTTCCGATCCGGTGTTCGGGACCGCTCCGGCGGCTCGCGGAGTCCGGGTGCTGTTCAGCGCCAAGGGGGAGATCGCCGACGATGTGATCATCGATATGGCGCGGGTGGAGCCCCGAGGGCGCTCGGTCATCGTGGTATCAAACGACCAGGAAGTTCAGCTGCGATCGAAACGTCAGGGAGCCTATGCGGTACCGGCCATGACACTGGTCCGCAGGATCAACCGGTATCGCGGCTGA
- a CDS encoding MBL fold metallo-hydrolase: MTACWQEVSPGIRVWRTDTLDLSLGLIEGTRSCLVIDTGIDSQQGFDFASAIRSVTSLPWQIVYTHDHFDHWFGTEAFGEAKIWASGSVDAFLEAGRRQRETMASQYRLEGKADQARRIGSTRLTPPNCELTGPTAVDLGGRTVVLRPVGKAHTDNDVVVEVPDDRVLFAGDLFENGADPAFEDAYPQRWAAVSEYLLSWKPDVVVPGHGEPADYWWARRQMRDLGELAALCREVATGYVSRDEAVRHGPFNAETMSTALDRDRTERLSTPASSVAAEPQSPHEAVPPSPQASTVVNLGWVPIVDARDDSDGEET; encoded by the coding sequence ATGACAGCGTGCTGGCAGGAAGTGTCTCCGGGCATTCGGGTGTGGAGAACGGACACGCTCGATCTGTCCCTCGGCTTGATCGAGGGCACCCGTTCGTGTTTGGTCATCGACACCGGTATTGATTCTCAGCAAGGGTTCGACTTCGCCTCCGCCATCCGTTCGGTGACTTCGCTGCCCTGGCAGATCGTGTACACACACGATCATTTCGACCATTGGTTCGGAACCGAAGCGTTTGGGGAGGCGAAGATCTGGGCGTCCGGAAGTGTGGACGCCTTTCTTGAGGCGGGGCGGAGACAACGAGAAACCATGGCCTCGCAATATCGTTTGGAGGGGAAGGCGGACCAGGCACGTCGTATCGGTTCCACACGGTTGACGCCTCCCAACTGCGAGCTGACCGGTCCGACCGCCGTCGATCTGGGTGGCCGAACCGTGGTTCTACGACCGGTCGGCAAGGCTCACACCGACAATGACGTCGTGGTTGAGGTTCCCGACGACCGGGTTCTCTTTGCCGGGGACCTGTTCGAGAACGGTGCCGACCCGGCCTTTGAGGACGCCTATCCTCAACGGTGGGCCGCAGTCAGCGAATACCTACTGAGCTGGAAACCGGACGTCGTCGTGCCCGGCCACGGCGAACCGGCCGATTATTGGTGGGCACGTCGTCAGATGCGCGATCTGGGGGAACTTGCCGCGCTGTGCCGGGAAGTCGCCACCGGTTACGTTTCGCGCGATGAGGCGGTGCGGCACGGCCCCTTCAATGCCGAGACGATGAGTACGGCGCTCGATCGTGATCGAACGGAACGGTTGTCCACACCCGCGTCGTCCGTCGCAGCGGAGCCGCAATCACCGCATGAAGCAGTACCTCCGTCGCCACAGGCGTCCACGGTGGTGAATCTCGGATGGGTTCCCATTGTCGACGCACGTGACGATTCCGACGGTGAGGAGACGTGA
- a CDS encoding sulfotransferase family protein: MRRTARWLSPVNALNARGVRKEKANPDAVFDRLVAKAEEDVGYDSSREREFIESYRYLTHLFSQVEELSYIGWRGTLDDLGRRVTNHLRVQKLHSEHPEIAREPIERPVFVVGLPRTATTLAHKIFTRSEGNRAPLMWELMFTDHGGIDAKTRRDRIKATQTMATMAGKTSPLWDLIHPMDAEQPEECVFALPHNHGFCTRARLPEYRQWLAQHDFTGDYEHLKRVLQVLQWRQPRKRWILKAPFHLFNLDVLMKVFDSANIVWTHRDPATVMGSWCSLVETGTAIHNRTWDNHAIGREWLELFSEAIRSARRVRASAPRGKFIDIGYHSLTADPHRQLPEIFRQLDMPWSATDNDNLADVLSAPGLRRKHEYHLERYGIDHTDVDEAFAGYAALGFAGQ; encoded by the coding sequence ATGCGCCGAACAGCCCGATGGCTGAGTCCTGTGAACGCGCTCAACGCTAGAGGTGTCCGTAAAGAAAAGGCGAACCCAGATGCGGTCTTTGACCGCTTGGTCGCCAAGGCGGAGGAGGACGTAGGGTACGATTCCTCGCGCGAGCGCGAGTTTATCGAGTCCTATCGTTATCTGACGCATTTGTTCTCACAGGTGGAAGAGCTGTCGTATATCGGTTGGCGCGGTACGCTCGACGATCTCGGTAGGCGCGTCACCAATCACCTGCGGGTGCAGAAGCTCCACAGTGAACATCCGGAGATCGCCCGGGAGCCGATCGAACGGCCGGTTTTCGTGGTGGGACTGCCTCGTACTGCCACCACCTTGGCGCACAAGATCTTCACCCGTTCTGAGGGGAATCGTGCGCCGTTGATGTGGGAATTGATGTTCACCGACCACGGTGGTATTGACGCCAAGACTCGACGGGACCGCATCAAAGCCACCCAGACGATGGCAACGATGGCGGGAAAGACGTCACCGCTGTGGGATTTGATCCATCCTATGGATGCCGAACAGCCTGAGGAGTGCGTTTTCGCGTTGCCGCACAATCACGGGTTCTGTACTCGCGCGCGACTTCCCGAATACCGCCAGTGGCTGGCGCAGCACGACTTCACGGGTGACTATGAACATTTGAAACGTGTCCTGCAAGTGTTGCAGTGGCGGCAACCCCGCAAACGGTGGATTCTGAAGGCCCCGTTTCACCTTTTCAATCTCGACGTTCTGATGAAGGTATTCGATTCCGCCAATATTGTGTGGACGCATCGGGATCCGGCTACCGTGATGGGCTCGTGGTGTTCGTTGGTGGAAACGGGCACCGCCATCCACAATCGGACGTGGGACAACCACGCGATCGGACGTGAGTGGTTGGAGTTGTTCTCCGAAGCGATCCGTTCGGCGCGTCGGGTTCGAGCATCCGCGCCACGCGGTAAGTTCATCGATATCGGCTATCACTCGCTCACCGCCGACCCGCATCGCCAGTTGCCGGAGATTTTCCGGCAACTCGACATGCCGTGGTCGGCGACCGACAACGACAATCTCGCGGACGTGCTGTCGGCTCCAGGTTTGCGACGTAAGCACGAATATCATTTGGAGCGTTACGGTATCGACCACACCGATGTAGACGAGGCCTTTGCCGGTTACGCCGCTCTGGGTTTCGCGGGTCAGTAG
- a CDS encoding pyridoxal-dependent decarboxylase codes for MHTVVNDIARRFTQVRQPGTGRTPEQVSQVHEAIDLDRPLDDVAAALEELHDVYLNDAVWFHDPKYLAHLNCPVVIPAVAAEAFNAAINTSVDTWDQSAGATHIEQRVIDWTCGRIGYDSRSDGVFTSGGTQSNLQALFLAREEAQRRWGMARIGDFRIFTSELSHFSLVKAARILGLGADAVVAVSSDERQRMDPTALKECLVEATDEGKIPMAVIATAGTTDFGSIDPLYEVAELAEAYAGHFHVDAAYGCGLLVSPQRRHSIGGIERADSVTVDFHKSFFQPVSSSALLVKEGRQLGHVTYYADYLNPESSAEPNLVDKSLQTTRRFDALKLWLTLRTMGADAIGRLFDDVCDLADEVWTRVEAHPTLETVTPASELSTLVFRVPGDDETQRRVRRELAADGSGAVAATTYQGKQVLKLTLLNPLTRVDDVMGVLDRLVTNVYQGPR; via the coding sequence ATGCACACCGTCGTCAATGACATAGCCCGTCGATTCACGCAGGTACGACAACCGGGAACCGGCCGCACTCCCGAGCAGGTCTCTCAGGTTCACGAGGCGATCGATCTCGATCGCCCTCTGGACGACGTCGCTGCGGCACTGGAAGAGTTGCACGACGTTTATCTCAACGACGCCGTATGGTTTCACGACCCGAAATACCTGGCACACCTCAATTGCCCGGTTGTCATTCCCGCGGTCGCCGCCGAGGCGTTCAATGCCGCGATCAATACGTCCGTCGACACCTGGGACCAGAGCGCCGGCGCGACCCACATAGAACAGCGGGTCATTGATTGGACCTGTGGCAGGATCGGCTACGACAGTAGGTCCGACGGGGTTTTCACCAGCGGGGGAACCCAGTCAAACCTCCAGGCTCTGTTCCTCGCACGGGAAGAGGCACAACGACGGTGGGGGATGGCAAGGATCGGAGATTTCCGGATTTTCACCTCGGAATTGAGCCACTTCTCCCTCGTCAAGGCCGCCCGCATACTCGGACTCGGCGCTGACGCGGTCGTCGCCGTCTCCAGCGATGAGCGGCAACGCATGGATCCCACTGCCCTAAAGGAATGCCTGGTAGAGGCCACTGATGAGGGAAAAATACCGATGGCCGTCATCGCCACGGCCGGAACCACTGATTTCGGCTCCATCGATCCCCTGTACGAGGTAGCCGAATTGGCCGAAGCCTACGCGGGTCATTTCCATGTCGACGCCGCTTACGGATGCGGCTTGTTGGTGTCTCCCCAACGACGTCACAGTATCGGCGGCATCGAGCGGGCCGATTCGGTGACCGTGGACTTCCACAAATCGTTCTTCCAACCGGTGAGTTCCTCGGCGCTGCTGGTGAAGGAGGGGCGCCAACTAGGGCATGTGACCTACTATGCCGACTACTTGAACCCCGAATCCAGTGCCGAACCGAATCTGGTGGATAAATCCCTGCAGACGACTCGTCGCTTCGACGCTCTCAAACTCTGGTTGACCCTGCGGACCATGGGAGCCGACGCCATCGGGCGTTTGTTCGACGACGTCTGCGACCTGGCCGATGAGGTCTGGACACGAGTGGAAGCGCACCCCACGTTGGAGACGGTCACTCCCGCTTCCGAACTGTCCACCCTCGTTTTCCGTGTTCCGGGAGACGACGAAACACAACGCCGGGTTCGACGCGAGCTCGCCGCCGATGGAAGCGGAGCGGTAGCCGCCACAACATATCAGGGTAAACAGGTTCTCAAGCTCACCCTCTTGAATCCATTGACTCGGGTCGACGATGTCATGGGCGTCCTCGATCGGCTCGTCACCAACGTCTATCAAGGACCGCGATAA